The Naumannella cuiyingiana DNA window GTTGTTGGTCACCTTGCCCGTGACCGTCTGCTCGCCGGCGTTGGTGCGGCACTCGCCCATCTCGGCATCGGAGCGGGCTCCCGCTTCCTTCTCGATCTTGGGCGGCTCCGGCAGATTCGAGGGGGCAACCCGGTCGGGGTCCACGCCGGTCGGCACCGGGGGCGGCTCGGGGGACTGCCCGCCCGACCCGCACGCCGCAGCCCCGAGGAGCACGGTCGCGGCGGCGGCCGCGGCCAGCATCCGGCGATCCGGCATGAACACTCTCCCCTGCTCGTAATCTGTCCAGCACCCCGACCTACCGAACGTCCGCGAGCACGGACGACAGTTGTGGTCTATCACACTGGTAACAGACCCGACAACGCACGCCGGCCGTCACCCGGGCGGAACGCTATCCC harbors:
- a CDS encoding FxLYD domain-containing protein; its protein translation is MLAAAAAATVLLGAAACGSGGQSPEPPPVPTGVDPDRVAPSNLPEPPKIEKEAGARSDAEMGECRTNAGEQTVTGKVTNNTDKTTDYVITISWVNSTFDVYGRGIAVVKGLKAGTSKDWKISAKLDRDAAQCSLNVKRGEVKS